In the genome of Rana temporaria chromosome 4 unlocalized genomic scaffold, aRanTem1.1 chr4i, whole genome shotgun sequence, one region contains:
- the LOC120921764 gene encoding oocyte zinc finger protein XlCOF29-like yields the protein MEEWEYLEEHKDLYKDLMRDNQQNLSFVKNVRKEFPRNEKILNLTLEILSLLTGENCTVMMKKSTENETRRRRSPRIQNRITIPPPPSPIPTRLNTQKILEVTKKMMELLTGE from the exons atggaggagtgggagtatttagaagaacacaaggatctctacaaggacctCATGAGGGACAATCAGCAGAATTTGAGTTTTGTGAAGAATGTAAGGAAGGAATTTCCCCGGAATGAGAAGATAttgaacctcaccctggagatcctcagcctgctgactggagag AACTGTACAGTAATGATGAAGAAATCTACTGAGAATGAGACAAGAAGGAGAAGATCCCCGAGAATCCAGAATCGcatcaccatccccccacctccatccccGATCCCTACAAGACTCAACAcacagaagattctagaagtcaccaagaagatgatggagctgctgacaggagag tag